Part of the Pirellulales bacterium genome is shown below.
GCAGTGCGGTTCGCGCGCCCCTTCCATCCCCATTGGAACACCCCGCTCTTGGATCAGATTCTCGACCACTTTGCACTCTCGCCGCGGGCGAAGATTCGCCGGCTCTCGAACGGTCAACGGGCGCAGGTGGCCCTCGCGCTCACCGTGGCCAGCGATCCGGAACTTTTGATTCTCGACGACCCCACGCTCGGCCTCGACACGGTCGTGCGGCGCGATTTCCTTGAATCGCTGATCCAAATCATCCAGCGCCGCGGCCGGACCATCCTCTTCAGCTCGCACATTTTGGGAGATGTGGAGCGGGTAGCCGACCGCATCGGCATTCTTGTCGACGGCGTACTGCGGGTCGATTGCCCGATGGAGCATTTCAAGGACTCGATTCGGAAGGTGATCGTCGAGTTCGTCGGGCCTCCGCCGGTAGCGCCGTCGCGGCCGGGCCTGGTCGGGAGCCGGCAAGTCGGCCGCTCGCTGGTCTTGATCGTCGTGGGCTGGGACGACGAGTGGCGCGGCGCGCTCGAATCGCTCAATCCGCGCTCGGTCGACGTGCAGCAGATGAGCCTGGAAGACGCGTTTATCGAATACACCCGCGGGCCG
Proteins encoded:
- a CDS encoding ABC transporter ATP-binding protein; translation: MPNVIATHRLTKYYGRRPVVCDLDLCVPQGCVYGLLGRNGAGKSTAIKMLLGMVHPDYGTAELLGEDTSRLRPETRERIAFLAEGHPLYRWMTIRDAVRFARPFHPHWNTPLLDQILDHFALSPRAKIRRLSNGQRAQVALALTVASDPELLILDDPTLGLDTVVRRDFLESLIQIIQRRGRTILFSSHILGDVERVADRIGILVDGVLRVDCPMEHFKDSIRKVIVEFVGPPPVAPSRPGLVGSRQVGRSLVLIVVGWDDEWRGALESLNPRSVDVQQMSLEDAFIEYTRGPQRPLPIFFGENGDVESNRLQGIA